The following coding sequences lie in one Carassius gibelio isolate Cgi1373 ecotype wild population from Czech Republic chromosome A17, carGib1.2-hapl.c, whole genome shotgun sequence genomic window:
- the LOC127933466 gene encoding extracellular tyrosine-protein kinase PKDCC-like gives MIFSRNPFCAFLFFALFFLFLTVILKKWHFGLQEKKPFGDAARPDGLTPESDRLLQQLQERQQELELLHITFNNIQGFVDPNLSTNDSANYINGKLRLDNPVSAKTDIGCEELSGIKAVDFLGSGYTKTVLKAALPQGLFVALKSVNHQGTDMRLCMEDFQDSQGCLELVSFKLRKEIVLLQTLQHPNIVELKGQCQDRTLVGGITAVLEQGMPLQMIQLLQSPWEERFRVCLGLVRLLHYLSRSPLGSVALLDFQPRQFVMVSGELKLTDLDDASIQEPACQEDSDCQMQFPLRSFTLRCSPSRICEGLNEMRNLYNAYRYFFTYLLPHQAPPLLKPLIHQIMNSTGDLKQSINETLVAFEEVLHMYKSGLHLENLPPSVTRDYAVLKGMRSVTNMEYICWPSYKQQGCVLSVHGAREAALICSSHPQCTSFSLSSEKTWTGRLLASFRSGFSHLVPDVNSAVYMRRVKASGAVL, from the exons ATGATTTTCTCAAGGAATCCCTTTtgcgcttttttattttttgctttgttctttttgtttttaacagttattttaaaaaaatggcaCTTTGGTCTCCAGGAGAAGAAACCTTTTGGTGATGCTGCCCGTCCAGATGGTTTAACTCCAGAGAGTGACAGATTGCTCCAACAACTTCAGGAAAGACAACAAGAACTTGAGCTCCTGCACATCACATTTAATAACATACAAGGCTTTGTGGATCCAAATTTATCCACCAATGACAGTGCAAACTATATCAATGGGAAATTACGTTTGGACAACCCAGTATCTGCTAAAACCGATATTGGCTGTGAAGAACTAAGTGGCATCAAAGCTGTTGACTTTCTTGGTTCAGGTTACACTAAAACAGTGTTAAAAGCAGCGTTGCCGCAGGGATTATTTGTGGCATTGAAATCTGTAAACCATCAAGGTACGGACATGAGATTGTGCATGGAAGATTTTCAAGATTCCCAAGGCTGTCTTGAGCTTGTATCTTTCAAACTGAGGAAGGAGATTGTATTACTGCAGACACTGCAGCACCCCAATATTGTAGAG CTGAAAGGTCAGTGTCAGGACAGAACTCTGGTTGGTGGCATCACAGCAGTCCTGGAGCAGGGGATGCCACTTCAGATGATACAGCTCCTGCAGAGCCCCTGGGAAGAGCGCTTTCGG GTCTGTCTTGGTTTAGTGAGGCTTCTTCATTATCTTTCTCGCTCACCGCTGGGTTCGGTAGCTCTGCTGGATTTCCAGCCTCGACAGTTTGTTATGGTGTCAGGAGAACTCAAGTTAACAGACTTGGATGATGCAAGTATTCAAGAACCGGCCTGTCAAGAGGACTCCGACTGCCAGATGCAGTTCCCCCTTCGCAGTTTCACCCTCCGATGCTCCCCTTCTAGAATCTGCGAAGGCTTGAACGAGATGAGGAACCTCTACAATGCCTACAG GTATTTTTTCACCTACCTACTGCCTCATCAAGCTCCCCCACTGCTGAAACCTCTTATTCACCAAATAATGAACTCCACAG GAGATTTAAAGCAAAGCATTAATGAAACCCTGGTCGCCTTCGAAGAGGTTTTGCATATGTACAAATCTGGGCTGCACCTGGAGAACTTGCCACCATCAGTAACCAGAG ATTATGCTGTCTTGAAAGGAATGAGGAGTGTTACAAATATGGAATACATCTGCTGGCCGTCGTACAAGCAGCAGGGCTGCGTGCTGTCTGTGCACGGTGCCAGAGAGGCCGCGCTCATCTGCAGTTCTCATCCACAGTGCACAAGCTTCTCTCTCAGCAGTGAAAAAACATGGACAG GTCGACTTCTTGCCTCTTTCAGAAGTGGCTTCAGCCATCTGGTTCCAGATGTGAACTCAGCAGTGTACATGAGGAGGGTTAAAGCCTCGGGAGCAGTGCTTTGA